From one Streptomyces sp. Q6 genomic stretch:
- the dhaM gene encoding dihydroxyacetone kinase phosphoryl donor subunit DhaM → MTAPDKAVGIVLVSHSQDVAESVARLAAGLAGGGATAPVAAAGGTEDGGLGTSSELISAAAAQVDRGSGVAVLVDLGSAVLTVKALLAEGDELPDGTRLVDAPFVEGAVAAVVSASAGADLDAVVAAASEAYTYHKE, encoded by the coding sequence GTGACCGCCCCCGACAAGGCGGTCGGCATCGTCCTCGTGTCGCACAGCCAAGACGTCGCCGAGTCCGTGGCGCGTCTGGCCGCGGGGCTCGCGGGCGGCGGGGCGACGGCGCCGGTCGCCGCGGCGGGCGGCACCGAGGACGGCGGGCTCGGCACCAGCAGCGAACTGATCTCGGCCGCGGCCGCGCAGGTGGACCGGGGCTCGGGCGTCGCCGTCCTCGTCGACCTCGGCAGCGCGGTCCTCACCGTGAAGGCGCTGCTCGCCGAGGGTGACGAACTCCCCGACGGGACACGCCTGGTGGACGCCCCCTTCGTGGAGGGCGCGGTCGCCGCCGTCGTCTCCGCGTCGGCCGGGGCCGACCTCGACGCGGTCGTCGCGGCGGCCTCGGAGGCGTACACGTACCACAAGGAGTGA